One Mycobacteroides salmoniphilum DNA segment encodes these proteins:
- the thrB gene encoding homoserine kinase: MSELLPAGLATTVVVPASSANLGPGFDSLGIALSLYDEIEVNTTESGLKVVVEGEGAGEVPLDGSHLVVRAIERGLAVGGVVAPGLIVQCHNKIPHSRGLGSSAAAAVAGLAAANGLLAKAGRAVLSDDVLVQLASEFEGHPDNAAASVLGGAVVSWSETSGAAPVYAATRLEVHPDIKIVAAIPEEQSSTAHTRVLLPESVTHVDARFNISRAALLTVALTARPDLLMTATEDRLHQPQRAVAMPASAEVLGYLRREGVAAVLSGAGPAVLALITGDLPDSAVKYAEDQGFSLVELSVSAGVSAR, encoded by the coding sequence GTGAGCGAACTTCTGCCCGCGGGGTTGGCCACCACCGTGGTGGTGCCCGCGTCGAGTGCGAACCTGGGCCCGGGCTTCGACAGTCTCGGCATTGCGCTGTCGCTGTATGACGAAATCGAAGTCAACACAACCGAATCCGGCCTCAAGGTGGTTGTCGAAGGTGAGGGCGCCGGCGAGGTTCCGCTCGATGGCAGCCACCTTGTCGTGCGCGCGATCGAACGAGGACTCGCGGTCGGGGGAGTCGTCGCGCCTGGGCTGATTGTCCAGTGTCACAACAAGATTCCGCACTCGCGTGGGTTGGGTTCATCGGCCGCTGCGGCGGTCGCCGGCCTCGCGGCCGCGAATGGGCTGCTCGCCAAAGCTGGGCGCGCGGTGCTTTCCGATGACGTGCTGGTGCAGCTGGCCTCCGAATTCGAGGGGCATCCGGACAACGCGGCGGCCAGCGTGCTCGGGGGAGCGGTGGTCTCCTGGTCGGAGACGTCTGGTGCGGCCCCTGTCTATGCGGCCACTCGTCTCGAAGTGCACCCCGATATCAAGATTGTCGCGGCGATCCCGGAGGAGCAGTCCTCCACGGCGCATACTCGTGTATTGCTGCCAGAATCTGTCACCCATGTAGATGCAAGATTCAACATTAGCCGGGCGGCATTGCTCACCGTTGCGTTGACCGCACGGCCGGATCTGCTCATGACAGCCACCGAGGATCGTCTGCATCAGCCGCAGCGCGCCGTCGCGATGCCGGCATCCGCGGAGGTTCTCGGGTATCTGCGGCGCGAAGGGGTTGCGGCGGTACTTTCCGGTGCTGGACCTGCGGTATTGGCGCTGATCACCGGCGATCTCCCCGATTCCGCGGTGAAATACGCTGAAGATCAAGGTTTCTCACTCGTGGAGTTGTCCGTATCTGCGGGTGTGTCGGCTCGATAG
- the rho gene encoding transcription termination factor Rho encodes MTDTDLIATEAAPETPEAPTTASSDRSTKERRGDGLGALSTMVLPELRALASQVGVKGTSGMRKGDLIAAIREHQGALGAPKNNNQAAQAQQPQASSAPAEAAQKESAPKGQRESAQSEPAQTALELPVEAPKSTPETGSAEVTEGKDAENNGASREGRGERRRNQNQNADGERKQQNGGRANAENSENSGRDGGSGGQNSDNNQDNNQNQGNRGDDGDGRGRRGRRTRERRRGRDRTTNDGGGGGETELREDDVVQPVAGILDVLDNYAFVRTSGYLAGPNDVYVSMNLVRKNGLRRGDAITGAVRVPRDQDAANQNQRQKFNPLVRLDTVNGGPVEDAKKRPDFTKLTPLYPNQRLRLETTTEKLTTRIIDLIMPIGKGQRALIVSPPKAGKTTIMQNIANAISANNPECHLMVVLVDERPEEVTDMQRSVKGEVIASTFDRPPSDHTQAAELAIERAKRLVEQGKDVVVLLDSITRLGRAYNNASPASGRILSGGVDSTALYPPKRFLGAARNIEHGGSLTIIATAMVETGSTGDTVIFEEFKGTGNAELKLDRKIAERRVFPAVDVNPSGTRKDELLMSGDEFAIVHKLRRVLSGLDSHQAIDLLMSQLRKTKTNYEFLLQVSKTAPGGMNADEPQYS; translated from the coding sequence GTGACCGATACGGACCTCATCGCGACCGAAGCCGCCCCGGAAACTCCGGAGGCGCCCACCACAGCCTCTTCCGATCGCTCTACCAAGGAGCGCCGGGGTGATGGACTGGGTGCGCTGTCGACGATGGTGTTGCCGGAGTTGCGTGCGCTGGCCAGCCAAGTAGGCGTCAAGGGTACCTCCGGAATGCGTAAGGGCGATTTGATCGCCGCCATTCGTGAGCATCAGGGTGCGCTTGGCGCGCCAAAGAACAACAATCAGGCCGCCCAGGCTCAGCAGCCTCAGGCCTCCTCGGCACCCGCCGAGGCTGCTCAGAAGGAATCGGCCCCGAAGGGCCAGCGTGAATCAGCGCAGTCCGAGCCGGCTCAGACTGCCCTTGAGCTGCCAGTCGAGGCGCCGAAGTCCACTCCGGAGACCGGCTCTGCCGAGGTCACCGAGGGTAAGGATGCCGAGAACAACGGCGCGTCCCGTGAGGGCCGTGGCGAGCGGCGTCGCAACCAGAACCAGAACGCCGACGGTGAGCGCAAGCAGCAGAACGGCGGCCGCGCGAACGCCGAAAACTCCGAGAATTCGGGTCGCGATGGCGGCTCGGGGGGCCAGAACTCGGACAATAACCAAGACAACAACCAGAACCAGGGGAACCGTGGCGATGATGGCGACGGCCGTGGTCGTCGTGGTCGTCGTACCCGTGAGCGCCGCCGCGGTCGCGACCGCACCACTAACGACGGCGGCGGTGGCGGCGAGACCGAGCTGCGCGAGGACGATGTCGTGCAGCCCGTGGCCGGCATTCTCGACGTGCTCGACAACTACGCGTTCGTTCGGACGTCCGGATATCTGGCCGGGCCGAACGATGTGTATGTCTCGATGAACCTGGTGCGCAAGAACGGTCTGCGTCGTGGCGATGCCATCACCGGTGCGGTGCGGGTGCCCCGCGACCAGGATGCCGCGAACCAGAACCAGCGGCAGAAGTTCAACCCGCTGGTGCGCCTCGATACTGTCAATGGCGGCCCGGTTGAGGACGCCAAGAAGCGCCCCGACTTCACCAAGCTGACCCCGCTGTACCCGAATCAGCGGCTGCGGCTGGAGACCACCACCGAGAAGTTGACGACCCGCATCATCGACCTGATCATGCCGATCGGTAAGGGACAGCGCGCGCTGATCGTGTCCCCGCCCAAGGCCGGTAAGACCACGATCATGCAGAACATCGCCAACGCGATCTCTGCGAACAACCCCGAATGTCACCTGATGGTCGTGCTGGTCGACGAACGGCCCGAAGAGGTCACCGACATGCAGCGCTCGGTCAAGGGTGAGGTCATCGCCTCCACCTTCGATCGCCCGCCGTCAGATCACACCCAGGCTGCCGAGCTCGCCATCGAACGCGCCAAGCGCCTCGTCGAGCAGGGCAAGGACGTCGTGGTGCTGCTCGACTCCATCACCCGTCTGGGACGTGCGTACAACAACGCCTCACCCGCGTCGGGCCGCATCCTGTCCGGTGGTGTCGACTCGACCGCGCTCTACCCGCCCAAGCGATTCCTGGGCGCGGCGCGCAACATCGAGCACGGCGGCTCGCTGACGATCATTGCCACGGCCATGGTCGAGACCGGATCTACTGGTGACACCGTCATCTTCGAAGAGTTCAAGGGCACCGGCAACGCCGAGCTCAAGCTCGACCGCAAGATCGCCGAGCGCCGGGTGTTCCCGGCCGTCGACGTCAACCCGTCGGGTACCCGTAAGGACGAGCTGCTGATGAGCGGCGACGAGTTCGCGATTGTGCATAAGCTGCGCCGCGTGCTCTCGGGTCTGGATTCACATCAGGCCATCGACCTGCTGATGAGTCAGCTGCGCAAGACCAAGACCAACTACGAGTTCCTGCTCCAGGTCTCCAAGACCGCACCGGGCGGGATGAACGCAGACGAACCGCAGTACAGCTAG
- the rpmE gene encoding 50S ribosomal protein L31, which translates to MKSGIHPTYVETSVVCGCGNTFSTRSTKDSGHIVVEVCSQCHPFYTGKQKILDSGGRVARFEARYGKRKAAADK; encoded by the coding sequence ATGAAATCGGGTATCCACCCCACCTATGTCGAGACCAGCGTGGTCTGCGGCTGCGGTAACACCTTCAGCACCCGCAGCACCAAGGACAGCGGCCACATCGTTGTCGAGGTCTGCTCGCAGTGCCACCCCTTCTACACCGGCAAGCAGAAGATCCTGGACAGCGGCGGTCGCGTCGCCCGGTTCGAGGCCCGGTACGGCAAGCGCAAGGCCGCAGCCGACAAATAG
- the prfA gene encoding peptide chain release factor 1, with protein sequence MSETPLISAMLAEHAELEKRLADPALHADAGAARKAGRRFAMLSPIVATHRKLVATRDDLDTARELSADDPSFADEVTELESSVAELETQLSDMLAPRDPHDGDDILLEVKSGEGGEESALFAADLARMYIRYAERHGWKVTVLDETESDLGGYKDATLAIASKGDTADGVWARLKFEGGVHRVQRVPVTESQGRVHTSAAGVLVYPEPEEVQEIQIDESDLRIDVYRSSGKGGQGVNTTDSAVRITHLPTGIVVTCQNERSQLQNKARAMLVLAARLQALAEEQAQADASAGRASQIRTVDRSERIRTYNFPENRITDHRVGFKAHNLDQVLDGDLDALFDALAVADRKARLQEA encoded by the coding sequence ATGAGCGAGACGCCGCTGATCAGCGCGATGTTGGCCGAGCACGCTGAGTTGGAGAAGCGACTGGCCGACCCGGCGCTACACGCGGATGCGGGCGCTGCACGCAAGGCCGGCCGCCGGTTCGCGATGCTCTCGCCGATCGTCGCCACCCACCGCAAGCTCGTCGCTACTCGCGATGACCTAGACACCGCCCGCGAGCTGTCGGCGGACGATCCCTCGTTCGCCGATGAGGTGACCGAGTTGGAATCGTCGGTCGCCGAGTTGGAGACTCAGCTGTCGGACATGCTGGCGCCGCGCGACCCCCATGACGGTGACGACATCCTCCTCGAAGTGAAATCTGGTGAGGGAGGCGAGGAGTCGGCGCTGTTCGCTGCCGACCTGGCCCGCATGTACATCCGCTACGCCGAGCGGCATGGCTGGAAGGTCACGGTTCTCGACGAGACAGAATCCGACCTCGGCGGGTACAAGGACGCCACCTTGGCCATCGCGAGCAAGGGAGACACCGCCGACGGTGTCTGGGCGCGGCTCAAGTTTGAAGGTGGGGTGCATCGCGTCCAGCGTGTTCCCGTCACCGAATCCCAAGGACGCGTGCATACGTCGGCAGCGGGTGTGTTGGTTTATCCCGAGCCCGAAGAGGTCCAGGAAATCCAGATCGACGAGTCGGATCTTCGGATCGACGTCTACCGTTCCTCGGGCAAGGGCGGCCAGGGGGTGAACACCACCGACTCGGCGGTCCGCATCACCCACCTGCCGACCGGGATCGTGGTGACCTGCCAAAACGAGCGCTCGCAGCTGCAGAACAAGGCGCGCGCCATGCTGGTGCTGGCGGCGCGGCTGCAGGCGCTCGCCGAGGAGCAGGCGCAGGCCGACGCATCGGCCGGTCGCGCCAGCCAGATCCGCACCGTGGATCGCAGTGAGCGGATCCGCACCTACAACTTCCCGGAGAACCGGATCACCGATCACCGTGTCGGGTTCAAGGCACATAACCTGGATCAGGTGCTCGACGGTGACCTTGATGCGCTGTTCGATGCGCTGGCCGTGGCCGATCGGAAGGCGCGCCTGCAAGAGGCGTGA
- the prmC gene encoding peptide chain release factor N(5)-glutamine methyltransferase: protein MSGLRQLIAEAVESLSRAGVSSPQVDAEELASHLLGIPRTRLRFAEFAPSFPERYRELVATRAQRIPLQHLTGNAAFGPVEVFVGPGVFIPRPETESLYAWATGELTTHATVVELCAGSAALAVALSHDQPSARILAIELDERALIYTRRNTEGTPVEVIQADATSPTLLAELDGMVDLIVANPPYIPEGVELEPEVAQHDPPLALFAGVEGLEIIAPIVTAAGRLLAAGGRIGVEHDDTNGDGTRELFTASGLFDEVAQRYDLAGRPRFVTARRKSPTP, encoded by the coding sequence ATGAGCGGGTTGCGTCAGCTGATCGCCGAAGCGGTCGAATCGCTCTCTCGAGCAGGAGTTTCCAGCCCGCAGGTAGACGCCGAAGAGCTCGCCTCGCATCTGCTCGGCATCCCGCGAACACGATTGCGTTTTGCCGAATTCGCACCGAGTTTTCCCGAGAGGTACCGCGAACTGGTAGCTACGCGGGCGCAGCGGATTCCCTTGCAGCACTTGACTGGTAATGCTGCTTTTGGCCCTGTCGAGGTATTCGTGGGCCCCGGTGTGTTCATCCCGCGCCCGGAGACGGAGTCTCTGTACGCCTGGGCAACAGGGGAATTGACAACTCATGCGACGGTTGTGGAGTTATGCGCCGGATCGGCAGCGCTCGCTGTCGCCTTGTCACATGACCAGCCGTCCGCTCGTATCCTCGCGATCGAGCTTGATGAGCGGGCGTTGATCTACACGCGGCGCAACACCGAAGGAACTCCGGTCGAGGTGATCCAGGCTGATGCGACCTCGCCCACGCTGTTGGCGGAGCTGGATGGAATGGTCGACCTGATCGTCGCCAACCCGCCCTACATCCCGGAAGGCGTCGAACTGGAGCCCGAAGTGGCGCAGCACGATCCGCCATTGGCGTTGTTCGCGGGTGTCGAGGGGCTGGAGATTATCGCGCCCATCGTGACGGCTGCCGGTCGTCTCCTGGCCGCCGGAGGCCGCATTGGTGTTGAGCATGACGACACCAATGGTGATGGAACGCGCGAGTTATTCACGGCCAGTGGCCTATTCGATGAGGTTGCGCAGCGATACGACCTGGCAGGGCGGCCGCGCTTCGTTACCGCTCGCCGGAAATCCCCGACCCCATAG
- a CDS encoding L-threonylcarbamoyladenylate synthase, producing the protein MTVVYDCQDAATRQEGIDAAVSALKAGELVVMPTDTVYGLGCDAFDSNAVSALLAAKGRGRDMPVGVLVGSWHTIDGLVFAVPSAARELIEAFWPGPLSIIVKHAPSLSWDLGDAQGSVMLRMPLHPVAIELLRAVGPMAVSSANVSGQPAALTAAEARDQLDDKVAVYLDGGTAELGAASTIVDLTGPVPLILREGPITREQIVEVIGGDIGPGESAEPTGS; encoded by the coding sequence GTGACCGTCGTCTACGACTGCCAGGACGCTGCGACCCGCCAAGAGGGTATCGACGCAGCGGTGAGCGCGCTCAAGGCGGGTGAACTGGTGGTCATGCCCACCGACACTGTCTACGGATTGGGTTGTGATGCATTCGATTCCAATGCGGTGTCGGCCCTTCTGGCCGCCAAGGGCCGGGGCCGGGACATGCCCGTCGGAGTGCTCGTCGGGTCGTGGCACACGATCGACGGACTGGTGTTCGCGGTTCCGTCGGCCGCCCGTGAGCTCATCGAGGCCTTCTGGCCGGGGCCGCTGAGCATCATCGTGAAGCACGCGCCGTCGCTGTCCTGGGATCTTGGAGATGCGCAGGGGAGCGTCATGCTACGGATGCCCCTGCATCCGGTGGCCATCGAGCTGCTGCGCGCTGTCGGTCCGATGGCGGTCTCCAGTGCCAACGTATCGGGGCAGCCCGCGGCGCTCACGGCCGCTGAGGCCCGCGATCAGTTGGACGACAAGGTTGCGGTGTATCTGGACGGTGGCACCGCTGAACTGGGTGCGGCATCGACCATCGTCGACCTCACCGGACCGGTGCCGCTGATCCTGAGGGAAGGACCGATCACCCGGGAACAGATCGTCGAGGTGATTGGCGGCGACATCGGGCCCGGCGAGTCGGCGGAACCCACAGGATCTTGA
- a CDS encoding glycosyltransferase family 4 protein: MSELLALADRGAGVPLRELALVGLTAAITTFFCTGGVRMFATRVGAVAYPRERDVHLQPTPRMGGLGMYFGVCAAIFLASQLPALTRGFVYSSGMPAVVVAGGIIMAVGLIDDKWGLDALTKFAGQVTAASVLVTMGVAWSMIYIPFGGVGTIVLDQMSSILVTLALTVSIVNAMNFVDGLDGLAAGLGLITAAAICIFSIGLLRSHGGDVLYYPPAVISVVLAGACLGFLPHNFHRARIFMGDSGSMLIGLMLAAASTTAAGPISQSSYGAKDMFVLLSPFLLVIAVLLVPALDALLAIIRRTRAGRSPFSPDKMHLHHRLLQIGHSHRKAVLIIYLWVAIIAFGAASTIFFEPRYAGAVVVGAIGIAIVATVVPLLRREELDQLPGAESGLSSATVPPEPSVYDEK; encoded by the coding sequence GTGAGTGAGCTGCTGGCCCTCGCCGATCGCGGCGCGGGTGTCCCTCTGCGTGAGCTCGCCCTGGTTGGGCTGACGGCGGCCATCACGACGTTCTTCTGCACTGGTGGCGTGCGGATGTTCGCCACCCGGGTGGGCGCGGTGGCCTACCCGCGCGAGCGTGACGTGCACCTACAGCCGACCCCCCGGATGGGCGGCCTCGGCATGTACTTCGGCGTGTGCGCGGCGATCTTCCTGGCCTCGCAACTGCCCGCCCTGACAAGGGGTTTCGTCTACTCGTCGGGTATGCCTGCCGTCGTCGTCGCGGGCGGCATCATCATGGCCGTCGGGCTCATCGACGATAAATGGGGCCTGGACGCGCTGACTAAGTTCGCGGGGCAGGTCACGGCCGCCAGCGTCCTGGTCACCATGGGGGTGGCCTGGAGCATGATCTACATCCCCTTCGGCGGGGTGGGCACCATCGTGTTGGATCAGATGTCCTCCATCCTGGTCACGCTCGCGTTGACGGTGTCGATCGTGAACGCGATGAACTTCGTGGATGGGCTCGATGGGCTGGCCGCCGGCTTGGGGCTCATTACCGCGGCCGCCATCTGCATCTTCTCGATCGGGCTGTTGCGCAGCCACGGCGGTGACGTCCTGTACTACCCGCCCGCGGTGATCTCGGTGGTGCTCGCCGGGGCGTGCCTTGGCTTCCTTCCGCACAACTTCCACCGGGCACGCATCTTCATGGGGGACTCAGGGTCGATGCTGATCGGCCTGATGCTGGCGGCCGCATCGACAACGGCCGCGGGCCCCATCTCGCAGAGCTCGTACGGCGCCAAAGACATGTTCGTCCTCCTGTCGCCGTTCTTGTTGGTGATCGCGGTGTTGCTGGTGCCCGCGCTGGACGCGCTATTGGCGATCATCCGCCGGACCCGGGCGGGCCGGAGCCCCTTCAGCCCAGACAAGATGCACCTGCATCACCGGCTGCTGCAGATCGGGCACTCGCATCGCAAGGCGGTGCTGATCATCTACCTGTGGGTGGCGATCATCGCCTTCGGAGCCGCCAGCACCATCTTCTTCGAGCCCCGATATGCGGGAGCGGTGGTGGTTGGCGCCATCGGTATCGCCATCGTCGCAACGGTCGTTCCCCTGTTGCGTCGGGAGGAACTCGATCAGCTGCCGGGAGCCGAATCAGGGCTCAGTTCGGCCACCGTTCCACCGGAACCATCGGTGTACGACGAAAAGTAG
- a CDS encoding ATP synthase subunit I, producing MTVPQASPDAPLVLPALAFRPLRLAVLCGVLGALALLASALLGHWQFGVFFVTGLGLGLVNALLVRQSAEVITAQDNPSKQKMAINSAARLMIITVLALVIAFVFRPAGLGVFFGVALFQVLLVLTTAVPVWKGIRSVSSEQGAA from the coding sequence GTGACCGTGCCCCAGGCAAGCCCCGATGCTCCGCTGGTTCTTCCGGCATTGGCGTTTCGCCCGTTGCGTCTGGCGGTGTTGTGTGGCGTTCTCGGTGCTCTGGCTCTGCTGGCCTCCGCCCTGCTGGGGCATTGGCAGTTCGGCGTCTTCTTCGTTACTGGGCTTGGACTCGGATTGGTGAACGCTCTCCTCGTTCGCCAATCTGCGGAAGTAATTACCGCACAAGACAATCCAAGCAAACAAAAGATGGCCATCAATTCCGCGGCGCGGTTGATGATCATCACCGTCCTCGCCCTGGTGATCGCATTCGTGTTCCGCCCCGCTGGTCTTGGGGTGTTCTTCGGAGTTGCGTTGTTCCAGGTGCTGCTGGTGTTGACCACCGCTGTGCCGGTGTGGAAAGGGATCCGTTCAGTGAGCAGTGAGCAGGGCGCAGCATGA